A single genomic interval of Argopecten irradians isolate NY chromosome 8, Ai_NY, whole genome shotgun sequence harbors:
- the LOC138330208 gene encoding dnaJ homolog subfamily C member 25 homolog, protein MAPAIRGSLVLIICFFPQAMAMIEGLYCGLENCYEILENVDRDSTRADITKAYRRLARKWHPDMHKTKAKKEEAEKMFTKIANAYEILRDDEQRSDYDYMLDHPDEYLANYYNYYRRRYAPKVDPRIVVVVTITIISLIQYWAAWNNYNTAITYLSKEPKYRFRAQEIIKQEKLSNNTTNKKKDRRNKDLIREEEEAIIRKVIEEKMDIRGAYQKPTIYDVLWLQIILLPYTLYKYAYSCVEWTWRYRIKKEEYDLEAKYYLIRKNLKISQGQFDALQDHEKEDYLLQELWIKEKFLEWKKEKEEEMKIKMAESARYKSYRRYMKKGGPGQMSFGPE, encoded by the exons ATGGCACCGGCTATCAGAGGCAGTTTGGTCCTAATTATTTGTTTCTTTCCACAGGCAATGGCGATGATAGAAGGATTATACTGTGGCCTGGAGAATTGTTATGAaa TACTCGAAAATGTTGATAGAGATTCTACAAGG GCTGATATAACAAAAGCATATAGACGATTAGCACGGAAATGGCATCCAGATATGCACAAAACAAAG GCAAAAAAGGAAGAAGCCGAAAAAATGTTTACTAAAATAGCCAATGCTTATGAA ATTTTACGAGATGACGAACAAAGATCTGATTACGACTACATGTTGGACCATCCAG ACGAGTATCTGGCCAACTACTATAATTATTATAGACGACGTTACGCTCCAAAAGTGGATCCTCgcattgttgttgttgtaacgATAACTATTATATCATTAATTCAG TATTGGGCCGCTTGGAATAATTACAACACGGCTATAACTTATCTAAGTAAAGAACCAAAATACAGATTTAGAGCGCAGGAGATCATAAAACAAGAGAAACTATCTAATAATACTACGAACAAAAAGAAAGACCGTAGGAATAAG GATCTGATACGTGAAGAAGAAGAAGCAATTATACGGAAAGTCATTGAAGAAAAAATGGATATAAG GGGTGCATACCAGAAACCTACTATATACGATGTACTGTGGCTACAGATAATCCTATTGCCCTATACCCTGTACAAGTATGCTTACTCCTGCGTGGAATGGACATGGAGATACAGAATTAAGAAGGAGGAGTACGATTTGGAAGCTAAATATTACCTCATACGCAAAAATCTGAAAATTAGTCAAGGACAATTCGAT GCATTACAAGACCATGAAAAGGAAGACTACTTGTTACAAGAGCTATGGATAAAGGAAAAAtttttg GAatggaaaaaagaaaaggaagaagaaatgaaaattaaaatggcTGAAAGTGCTAGATATAAAAGTTACCGTCGATACATGAAGAAAGGAGGACCTGGACAAATGTCATTTGGCCCTGAGTAA